The following is a genomic window from Devosia neptuniae.
AGGCCCAACGTCATAATGCCGAGCACGCGCCAATCGATATAGGCGCGGGAGAAGAAGGCGCGCGAGCCATTGGCGATGAGCTGGATAATGCCCTGGACGGCAATGGCGGTGCCCACGGGCAGGATGAGCAGGAAAATGCCGAGCAGGATCAGCCCGCCGGCCATGCCGAAAATGCCCGATATCATCGATGTTGCGAACACCGCCACCAGCATGGCGGCGCCAATGAGCAGACTCATCTGACTTTTCCCAATGTGGCACTGTCATGCGCTGATCGCGCAGACGACGCCATGACGGATGCGGCAAGAGGGGATGCCCATGACAAAGCGCCGCCTGTGCTGCGGTTATCGAACGGACGGACGGACCCCGAGACGGCTTCCGCCTCGTAAGGGATAAAAAATGAGACGAACGTCGCCTCGGGGTGCCGGGACTTTTTCGGACGGCGCGATCGCAGACCCCAGCGTTTGCCGTAGCGCCCGCCCGATTGCCTCGTCCGCTCGACCCGGAGCGGAGCGCGACCTCCCCTCCCCCGGCTGGCCTCCGGACGCTCGTCGCTGCAGCGCCGCCCGTATCCCGGAAGATGGAGGGAGTATGCGGGAGGTTTTGGGGAGGGGGATAAGTTTTTTTGGGGGAGCGGGGTGGGGTGCTGTTCGCTCCTCTGCCCCTGCAATGGCGGCAGTGTGTACCCGGACGCCTCTAAAATCACGGTGTCATTCCGGCGGAGGCCGGAATCCATGTCCGCATCTCTCCACGACCATTGGCGTTGATGGATGGTCCACAGCATGGATCCCGGCCTCCGCCGGGATGACACCGTGTGTGGTACGAGTCCCGAGTGAACACCCCGGGCCTGAACACCCACCCTGTATCGGGGCCTTGGAGCCAACACCCCTATTGCAGCGAGGGGAAATAGTCCTTGGCGGTGGGGGTGAGGAGTTCGGGGATGTCGCTGAGCTTGGCGGTCAGCAGGTCTTCGCTGCAGGCGAAGTTGACGTGGGGGAGGCCTTCGAGGGTGAAGAGCACAGCATCGCCGGGGACAAAGCGCAGGGCGAGGTTGGAGGCGATGAGGTCGTTGATGCCGCACTCGTCCTCGAATTGTTCGTCGCCGCTCGAGACGCGATGGGCAATGACATAGTCGATCAGCTCCTGATCGGCACCCCAGTAATAATCCTGCGGTGCCTGGCGCGCAGCCGCCTGATCGATCTCGCCATCGGCGCCGCCGACCTTCATGGTCGCCACCCAGCCCTTGAATATATTGGCCAGGGCAAAGGGCTCGCCGGTCCTGGTATCGACGATATGGGTGTCGCTGTGATTGTTGGGGTGGGCGCCGGTGCAATAGGTGCTGCCGGATTCCACCCAATTGAGCACAGTGGGCGACAGATAGGAGAGCACGATGCTTTCCTCGTCATACTGGCCCAGCGTGCCCTCGTTCAGGCCCAGGGAATATTCATTGGCGCCGAAGCCCGCATAGACCTGGGCCATGCAGTCGAAGGCGAAGAAACTGAGCGCGGCGTGGCGACGTTCCAGCGCCTCGTTGGCCTGTTGGGTCGAGGAGCCGTCGGACAGGGACAGGATGCGCGGAAAGGGGAATTTGGTGCGCGGATCGGTGACGTAGCGGAAGGTGGAGCCTTCCAGCGTTTCACTGGCGCCCTCCGCCATCACCACTTCCATCTTGGCGAATTCGTAGGGCGCGGTGTGGGGGGCGAAGATTGCGCCATCGCCGTAGAACAGCTCGAAGGTGCTGTCGCGCAGGCCATAGGGGGTGATTTCGGCAGCCTCGGGCAGCGTGCGACGGCCGATTTCGGTGAGGGTGATGGGCAGGCTCTTGGACTTGTCCGTGGGCGTCCAGTCGCCGGTGAGGCTGCCATCGCCGGAGAGCGTCACCGACCAGATGCCGCCGGTGGGCGGCACGACATCGCCATATTGGTTCTCGGTGCAGGTGGTTTGCGTGCAGGGGGCCTCTTCCAGCATACTGATCGCGGTGCCGACGCTGCCATTGGCGTCGAGCGGGATATCGCCGCCCTTGGCCAGGTAGCTGTAGCGGCCGGTCAACTGCCCGGCGGCAGGCGCGACCAGCTCGGCCACGATGTCGTGGCCGCCCAGCGTGCCCTTATAGGTGACGGCCTCAAGGGCAAAGACGGGCGTGGTGGCGAGCAGCACGGCGGCGAGAATGGCAAGACGCATGGAGGGACCCTCGGAACTGGTTTGGCGAGTTTAGCAGGGGTGAGACGTTCGTCAGCCCCTGCTCCTTGGGGTGGCTCGCTAATATTTGTTGGTGGGGGAGCCCCGATGCGCCTCCCTCCCCCTTGAGGGGAGGGATTGAGGGTGGGGGTGCTGAGGTCACAACACATATCGAGTATTTGGAGGCCGCAGCACCCCCACCCCCGCTTTTCGCTAGCGAAAAGCTGAGCCCTCCCCTCAAGGGGGAGGGGATTGGATTGGGGCTCCCGAGCCGTCTGCTATCAGGTGCTGGCGGCCTTGGCGTTGGCCTGGGAAACCAGTTCGTCGGGGATGTCGTCAAAGCTGGCATAGTTCATGTTGTAGAGCTTGGCGTAGAGGCCGTGCTTTTCCATGAGCTGGTCGTGATTGCCGGTTTCGATCAGTTCGCCATTTTGCAGTACGATGATGCGGTCGGCGCCGCGGATGGTGGCGAGGCGATGGGCGATCACCATGCCGGTGCGGCCTTCGAGCAGGGTCAGCAGGGCCTTCTGGATCTGCCGTTCGGTGTAGGAGTCGATATTGGCGGTGGCTTCGTCGAGCACCAGGATTTTGGCGTCGGCGACCAGAGCGCGAGCAAAGCTGAGCAATTGGCGCTGGCCGAGTGACAGGTTGGAGCCGCGCTGTTCGAGCACGGCATCATAGCCGCCGGGCATTTGCATGATGAAGTCATGCGCACCCACCGCCTTGGCGGCAGCGATGACGTCGTCACGGGTGGCTGATGCCTTGTTGTAGCGGATGTTTTCGAACACCGTGCCGGTGAAGAGGAACGGCTCCTGCAGCACCATGGCGACCTGCTCGCCCAGGGATTCCTGGGTGACATCGCGCACGTCATGGCCGCCCACGAGAATTTCGCCGGACTGCACTTCGTAGAAGCGGTGGACCAGGGACATGGCCGAGGTTTTGCCCGAGCCGGTGGGGCCGACCAGAGCAACGGTTTCGCCCGGATTGACCTTGAAGCTGACATTCTTGAGCACCGGGCGATCTTCGCGATAGCCGAAGGTCACGTCCTTGAACTCGACCGAGCCGTCCATGTCGCCGGTCAGCACCTTGGCGTCGGGCTTGTCTTCGATGGAGACCGGCACATCGAGCACTTCGGTGATGCGGCGGCCCGAGGTCATGGCGCGCTGCATGATGGAATATTGCATGGTGAGCGAGCGGATCGGATCGAAAAAGCGCTGGATATAGAACAAGAACGCCACAACGACACCGATTTCGAGCCCGCCATTGAGCACGAGCGAGCCGCCGACAACCACGACCACCGCCATGGCGATACCGGTGAGGCTATCGACGATGGGGACCATGACCTGGGCGAAGCGCGAGCCGGTCAGCTGGGTCAGAAGGTTGGTGTGGGCCTTGTCGTCATAGAGATCGAAATTGACCTTCTGGCGATCCAGGTTCTGCACGGTGCGCACGCCATGAATGCCTTCGGCCATGGCGCCGGCAGTGACCGAATTGGTCTCGTGGGCGGCCATGAAGGCGCGCTTGGCCGGGGGCAGCCAGAAGATGCGCACGATGAAGAGGATCGGCATGGTGGAGAGGGTGAGCAGGCCGAGCCGGAAATCGAGCGTCAGCAGCACGACGACAATGCCGACCAGCAGCACCATATCGCCGACCGAAATCACCGAGGTTTCGAGGAATTCCTGCATGGAATTGACGTCACCCTGCAGCCGGCTCATCAGGCGGCCGACTTCGGTCTTGTCCATGAAGCTGAGCGAGACGCGCTGGAGCTGGGCGAACATGGCGCGGCGCATGTCGAACAGCACGTTTTCGGCGACCTGGCCAACTTCGGTTTCCTGGATATAGGAGGCGCCGAAATTGAACAGCACGGCCAATGCGAAGGCAAAGACCGCCCAGCCCAGATTGGCAGCGCTGCCGCCCTCGGTCATGCCGCTATCGATGGCCCAGCCGATGATCAGCGGGATGGCCAATTGGGTGATGGTGAAAACCAGCACCGCCGCTACCGAGAGATAGATGCGCTTGCGGTAGGGGTGCACGAAAGCCCAGATGCGCCGGACCGTCTTGGGATCATAGGCGGCGCCGAAGACCTCTTCTTCGATGCGGTGGCTACCGACACTGGCGCGCGGGGGGCGCTGGCCGGGAAAGGCTGCAACTTCGCGTTCTTCGTCCATCACGCTCATTGTGCGGCGCTCCCGATTTCGACGTCATCTGTGGGGCGGGTCTGCAAGTCATAAAGCGCGCGATAGCGGCCGCCCTTGGCCAGCAATTCCTCATGGCTGCCGCGTTCGACAATTTTGCCGCCCTCAAGGAAGAGGATGGTGTCGGCATGGAGCAGCGAGGACAGGCGATGCGAGATGATCAGGGTGACCCGATTGCTCGCATAACGCCTTATGGCGCTGCGGATGCGGTGTTCGGTGCCCGCATCGATGGCGGCGGTGGAATCGTCGAACACCATGACGGCGGGCTTGAGCACCAGGCTGCGGGCAATGGCGAGGCGCTGGCGCTGGCCGCCGGAGAGGGAGACGCCGCGTTCGCCCACCACGGTATCGTAGTCGGTGGGCAGGCCCATGATGTAATTGTGCAATTGGGCGCTTTCGGCGGCCCGCTCGATCTTGGTTTCCTTGGCCCAGGGATCGCCATAGGCAATATTGTTTTCGATCGTGGTGGTGAAGAGGAAGCTGTCCTGCTGCACCACGGCCACGGCGCGGCGCAAAGATTGCAGCGTCACTTCGCTCACATCCTGGCCGTCGATGGTGATCTTGCCGCCGCTCAGATCGTAAAAGCGTGGGATGAGATGGGCGAGGGTGGACTTGCCGCTGCCGGGGGCGCCGACAATGCCGATGGTCTGGCCGGCCTTGGCCTCGAAGCTCACACCATCAAGGGTGGGATGGGTGGCGCCGGGATAGGTGAAATGCACATCGTCGAATTTGAGCGTGCCCTTGGTCACCTTGAGCTCGGTGGCGCCCGGTTTGTCGTCGATTTCCAGCGGCTCATCGAGAAAGGCAAAGAAGCGATCGCCGCAGGTGGAGGCGCGAGCGAAGGAATTGACCATGAGGCCAAGCTGGCGCACCGGCATTTGCAGGATGGTCATGAAGGTGAGGAAGCTGGCGAGCGTGCCCACGCTCATATCGCCCGCAATGACCTTGTTGCCGCCGAACCAGAGCACGAGACCCATGGCGGTGAAGAAGGATGCGGTCATGGCCGAGGTGTTGCGCACGCGCACGCCGACGCGTTCATGAGCCAACTCAAGCGCTTCGGCCGAGGCGACGTTGAACTTGGTCATCTCGAATTTCTGGCCGGAAAAGGCGCGGACGACGCGAATGCCGGCGAGGTTTTCTTCCATGACGCGGGTGAGGCCCGAGAGCTTTTCCTGCAGCACCAGCCAGGTCTTGCGCAGGGTGAGCTGGGCGACCGAAGAACGCCAGGCGACGAAGGGCACAAAGCTCAGGCTCAGAAGCCCCAGCAGCACATCGGTGGTGAGCAGCATATAGGCGCCGACCCCGATCAGCACCGAGAGCAGCACGACGCGCACCATGCCGGTGGCGAAGAACATGCGCACGCCATCCAGATCAAGCAGGCCGATGGTGATGAGATCGCCGGTATGGACCTTGTCGTGATAGGAATAGCTCAGGCGCTGGATCTTTTCGTAAAAGGCCAGGCGCAGCTCGTAGCCGATATAATGGCCCACCGATTCCGAATAATAGTTCTGCAGCAGCGTGAAGATGCCGCGCGCCACCGAGACGCTGAGCAGTAGGACTGCGCTCCAGATCAGGGCTTGCTGGGCATCACCGCCGCCCACAGCCAAAATGCCCTGCGCCTGATCGACCGCATGGCCCAATAGGCGCGGGATCATCAGCTGCAAGACCGAGGCCACGATGGTCGCGCCGACGGCGGCACTCGCCTGCCAGGGATGGCGGAAGGAGAACTTGGCGATCCGCAGCAGGGTTCCCTCACCCTTTCCAGCGTGAGCGGCGGCCACATGGGCCCGTGCATCGCCGCGTGATCGGACGCGGCCAGCCTTATTGGTGGTCAAGGAAGTATCCAGACTTCAATATATAAATGTGTGGGTCCAGGCGAATGCGGGAGAAACGCATATTCGGGACTAGGACAAATCAACTCGCACCAATAGAAAACGCTCATTCGCGCTGCCATTCAAGATCGAATCTAAGCAAAAAATGCAAAGTCTGACCCCGATGGCGCGCAATGGCGCCTTCATTGCGGCAGATTGAGCTCCGGATAGATCAAAGCGGAGCATTGCCGGTTATTGGCATCGAGCTGGGCCTGCTCGGCGGCGGTGACCTGGCCGGTATAGATGGCGTTCCACAAATCGTCTTTTTCCACGCCCTCAAGGCCGCATTGGCAATAGGTGACGCAGAGCGGCGCAGAGGTGCCGCCCGTGGTGCAGGTCTGCTGGCAGGATTTGAGGAAATCGGCACTGCGCATGGCGATTTCGGGATGGGTCAGCGAGGCCAGCGGGAACAGCACGGCGAGCAGCAGCGGCTGATGCAGCAGATAGATCAAAAGGCTCCAGCGGCCGGCGCCCGCCAGCGTGGTGGCGAGGCGGTTTTTGGGCTGGATCGCGGCGAGCTTGTCGGCCAGCGGGGAGGCCAGCAGCAGGCGGGTGGCGATGACGCCGAGCAGGACGAGGCCAAACCAGGGGAAGATGGGGACCAGATCATTGGCGGGCGGCGGGACGGTCCAGAAGCCGAGGATGGACCAGGTCTTGGCGTTGAACAGGGGATCGGCATAGGCGAAGTGTGCCCCGATCACGATGGCGGCGACTATAGCCACCAGCCAGAGCGGGGCGCGCAGGAAGGGCAGCGCCATGATGCTGAACAGCGCGATGGCATGCAGCACGCCGAAATAGACGAAGCTATCGGGGAAGGCGAACCAGGTGGCGATGGTGATGATGCCGGCGCCGGCGGCGACGAAGGCCCAGCGCTTCCAGAAGGCGCGCCAGCGGATGGCTCGGCCATGGCCGAGTACCAGCCCGACGCCGACGAGGAACAGGAAAACCGACAGGATGGTGCGGGCGATCACCACCCATTGCGGATCATAGCCGACATCGGCAGCGATGAAGCGGAAATAGCTGAGGTCCCAGCACAGGTGATATGCGATCATGGCGATGATGGCGACGCCGCGGGCGATGTCGATAATGGCAAAGCGCGGGCGGGCTGCCGGGGCGGAGATGGTCATGCTTGCCCTCGGGCAGTGTTGGTCGGGGCGTACAATGACCGTTGTGCTGCGCCGGTTCAATCGTGAAAGTCGGTGACCAGGCGGCTCCAGTCTTCACCTAGCAGGCCTCCCAGATAGACATCGCCGCGCCGGGCGGCATCGACAATGGCGGGATCGCGGGTGGAGATGCAGTAGAAGCCGCGGGGCACGAAGCTTACGCCCTTGCGGCGGCATAGAGCTTCCATGAGGAAGGGTTGCGCCATGCCCTGCACGCCCACGCAGCCGATTGAATCGGCAT
Proteins encoded in this region:
- a CDS encoding ABC transporter ATP-binding protein; translated protein: MSVMDEEREVAAFPGQRPPRASVGSHRIEEEVFGAAYDPKTVRRIWAFVHPYRKRIYLSVAAVLVFTITQLAIPLIIGWAIDSGMTEGGSAANLGWAVFAFALAVLFNFGASYIQETEVGQVAENVLFDMRRAMFAQLQRVSLSFMDKTEVGRLMSRLQGDVNSMQEFLETSVISVGDMVLLVGIVVVLLTLDFRLGLLTLSTMPILFIVRIFWLPPAKRAFMAAHETNSVTAGAMAEGIHGVRTVQNLDRQKVNFDLYDDKAHTNLLTQLTGSRFAQVMVPIVDSLTGIAMAVVVVVGGSLVLNGGLEIGVVVAFLFYIQRFFDPIRSLTMQYSIMQRAMTSGRRITEVLDVPVSIEDKPDAKVLTGDMDGSVEFKDVTFGYREDRPVLKNVSFKVNPGETVALVGPTGSGKTSAMSLVHRFYEVQSGEILVGGHDVRDVTQESLGEQVAMVLQEPFLFTGTVFENIRYNKASATRDDVIAAAKAVGAHDFIMQMPGGYDAVLEQRGSNLSLGQRQLLSFARALVADAKILVLDEATANIDSYTERQIQKALLTLLEGRTGMVIAHRLATIRGADRIIVLQNGELIETGNHDQLMEKHGLYAKLYNMNYASFDDIPDELVSQANAKAAST
- a CDS encoding ABC transporter ATP-binding protein, with product MTTNKAGRVRSRGDARAHVAAAHAGKGEGTLLRIAKFSFRHPWQASAAVGATIVASVLQLMIPRLLGHAVDQAQGILAVGGGDAQQALIWSAVLLLSVSVARGIFTLLQNYYSESVGHYIGYELRLAFYEKIQRLSYSYHDKVHTGDLITIGLLDLDGVRMFFATGMVRVVLLSVLIGVGAYMLLTTDVLLGLLSLSFVPFVAWRSSVAQLTLRKTWLVLQEKLSGLTRVMEENLAGIRVVRAFSGQKFEMTKFNVASAEALELAHERVGVRVRNTSAMTASFFTAMGLVLWFGGNKVIAGDMSVGTLASFLTFMTILQMPVRQLGLMVNSFARASTCGDRFFAFLDEPLEIDDKPGATELKVTKGTLKFDDVHFTYPGATHPTLDGVSFEAKAGQTIGIVGAPGSGKSTLAHLIPRFYDLSGGKITIDGQDVSEVTLQSLRRAVAVVQQDSFLFTTTIENNIAYGDPWAKETKIERAAESAQLHNYIMGLPTDYDTVVGERGVSLSGGQRQRLAIARSLVLKPAVMVFDDSTAAIDAGTEHRIRSAIRRYASNRVTLIISHRLSSLLHADTILFLEGGKIVERGSHEELLAKGGRYRALYDLQTRPTDDVEIGSAAQ
- a CDS encoding heparan-alpha-glucosaminide N-acetyltransferase; translation: MTISAPAARPRFAIIDIARGVAIIAMIAYHLCWDLSYFRFIAADVGYDPQWVVIARTILSVFLFLVGVGLVLGHGRAIRWRAFWKRWAFVAAGAGIITIATWFAFPDSFVYFGVLHAIALFSIMALPFLRAPLWLVAIVAAIVIGAHFAYADPLFNAKTWSILGFWTVPPPANDLVPIFPWFGLVLLGVIATRLLLASPLADKLAAIQPKNRLATTLAGAGRWSLLIYLLHQPLLLAVLFPLASLTHPEIAMRSADFLKSCQQTCTTGGTSAPLCVTYCQCGLEGVEKDDLWNAIYTGQVTAAEQAQLDANNRQCSALIYPELNLPQ